One genomic segment of Ricinus communis isolate WT05 ecotype wild-type chromosome 3, ASM1957865v1, whole genome shotgun sequence includes these proteins:
- the LOC8280786 gene encoding annexin D5 isoform X3 — translation MATLNIPPALASPRDDAMQLHRAFKGFGCDTSVVINILAHRDATQRMLIQQEYRTIYSEDLLKRLSSELSGKLEIAILLWMHDLPGRDAIIVRQGLLPDISNIEAATEVICSRTPSQIQVFKQHYHAKFGVHLEHDINLYTSGDHKKLLLAYANTPRYEGREVDNVMAQDDAKTLYKAGEKKLGTDEKTFIRVFSERSGAHLAAVDYAYHNMYGKSLKKVIKGETSGHFKHALLTILQCSENPAKYFAKNLSQRARARARERSFLLFSFRHLQDTF, via the exons GATTTGGATGCGACACCTCAGTAGTGATTAATATACTGGCTCATCGAGATGCAACACAGCGTATGCTCATACAACAGGAGTACAGAACAATATACTCTGAGGACCTTCTTAAGCGCCTGTCTTCAGAACTCAGTGGCAAATTGGAG ATAGCAATTCTGCTCTGGATGCATGATCTACCTGGACGTGATGCAATAATTGTTAGGCAAGGTTTGCTTCCAGACATAAGTAATATCGAAGCTGCAACTGAAGTAATCTGTTCTCGAACCCCTTCCCAGATTCAGGTATTCAAGCAGCATTACCATGCAAAATTTGGCGTTCACCTTGAACATGATATCAACTTGTACACATCAGGTGACCATAAAAag CTCTTGCTTGCATATGCAAACACTCCTCGCTATGAAGGCCGGGAAGTTGATAATGTGATGGCTCAGGATGACGCAAAGACTCTTTATAAAGCTGGAGAGAAGAAATTGGGAACTGATGAGAAGACCTTCATCCGCGTATTTAGCGAACGAAGTGGAGCACATTTAGCTGCAGTTGATTATGCTTATCATAACATGTACGGGAAATCTCTGAAAAAG GTTATAAAGGGTGAAACATCAGGACATTTCAAGCATGCTCTATTGACAATTTTGCAATGCTCAGAAAATCCTGCAAAGTACTTTGCAAAG AATCTGAGTCAGAGAGCCAGAGCCAGAGCAAGAGAGAgatcctttcttcttttcagtTTTAGACACCTGCAAGATACATTCTGA
- the LOC8280786 gene encoding annexin D5 isoform X1 translates to MATLNIPPALASPRDDAMQLHRAFKGFGCDTSVVINILAHRDATQRMLIQQEYRTIYSEDLLKRLSSELSGKLEIAILLWMHDLPGRDAIIVRQGLLPDISNIEAATEVICSRTPSQIQVFKQHYHAKFGVHLEHDINLYTSGDHKKLLLAYANTPRYEGREVDNVMAQDDAKTLYKAGEKKLGTDEKTFIRVFSERSGAHLAAVDYAYHNMYGKSLKKVIKGETSGHFKHALLTILQCSENPAKYFAKIYLSQVLRKAMKGLGTNDTTLIRVIVTRTEIDMQYIKAEYLKKYKKTLNDAVHSETSGHYRTFLLSLLGPNQ, encoded by the exons GATTTGGATGCGACACCTCAGTAGTGATTAATATACTGGCTCATCGAGATGCAACACAGCGTATGCTCATACAACAGGAGTACAGAACAATATACTCTGAGGACCTTCTTAAGCGCCTGTCTTCAGAACTCAGTGGCAAATTGGAG ATAGCAATTCTGCTCTGGATGCATGATCTACCTGGACGTGATGCAATAATTGTTAGGCAAGGTTTGCTTCCAGACATAAGTAATATCGAAGCTGCAACTGAAGTAATCTGTTCTCGAACCCCTTCCCAGATTCAGGTATTCAAGCAGCATTACCATGCAAAATTTGGCGTTCACCTTGAACATGATATCAACTTGTACACATCAGGTGACCATAAAAag CTCTTGCTTGCATATGCAAACACTCCTCGCTATGAAGGCCGGGAAGTTGATAATGTGATGGCTCAGGATGACGCAAAGACTCTTTATAAAGCTGGAGAGAAGAAATTGGGAACTGATGAGAAGACCTTCATCCGCGTATTTAGCGAACGAAGTGGAGCACATTTAGCTGCAGTTGATTATGCTTATCATAACATGTACGGGAAATCTCTGAAAAAG GTTATAAAGGGTGAAACATCAGGACATTTCAAGCATGCTCTATTGACAATTTTGCAATGCTCAGAAAATCCTGCAAAGTACTTTGCAAAG ATTTATCTTTCACAGGTGCTGCGCAAGGCAATGAAAGGCCTAGGTACTAATGATACCACACTGATAAGGGTAATTGTTACAAGGACCGAGATTGATATGCAATATATAAAAGCTGAATACCTGAAGAAATACAAAAAGACATTGAATGATGCTGTTCACTCGGAAACATCAGGCCATTATCGGACATTCCTACTTTCCCTTTTGGGACCCAACCAATAG
- the LOC8280786 gene encoding annexin D5 isoform X2, whose protein sequence is MATLNIPPALASPRDDAMQLHRAFKGFGCDTSVVINILAHRDATQRMLIQQEYRTIYSEDLLKRLSSELSGKLEIAILLWMHDLPGRDAIIVRQGLLPDISNIEAATEVICSRTPSQIQVFKQHYHAKFGVHLEHDINLYTSGDHKKLLLAYANTPRYEGREVDNVMAQDDAKTLYKAGEKKLGTDEKTFIRVFSERSGAHLAAVDYAYHNMYGKSLKKVIKGETSGHFKHALLTILQCSENPAKYFAKVLRKAMKGLGTNDTTLIRVIVTRTEIDMQYIKAEYLKKYKKTLNDAVHSETSGHYRTFLLSLLGPNQ, encoded by the exons GATTTGGATGCGACACCTCAGTAGTGATTAATATACTGGCTCATCGAGATGCAACACAGCGTATGCTCATACAACAGGAGTACAGAACAATATACTCTGAGGACCTTCTTAAGCGCCTGTCTTCAGAACTCAGTGGCAAATTGGAG ATAGCAATTCTGCTCTGGATGCATGATCTACCTGGACGTGATGCAATAATTGTTAGGCAAGGTTTGCTTCCAGACATAAGTAATATCGAAGCTGCAACTGAAGTAATCTGTTCTCGAACCCCTTCCCAGATTCAGGTATTCAAGCAGCATTACCATGCAAAATTTGGCGTTCACCTTGAACATGATATCAACTTGTACACATCAGGTGACCATAAAAag CTCTTGCTTGCATATGCAAACACTCCTCGCTATGAAGGCCGGGAAGTTGATAATGTGATGGCTCAGGATGACGCAAAGACTCTTTATAAAGCTGGAGAGAAGAAATTGGGAACTGATGAGAAGACCTTCATCCGCGTATTTAGCGAACGAAGTGGAGCACATTTAGCTGCAGTTGATTATGCTTATCATAACATGTACGGGAAATCTCTGAAAAAG GTTATAAAGGGTGAAACATCAGGACATTTCAAGCATGCTCTATTGACAATTTTGCAATGCTCAGAAAATCCTGCAAAGTACTTTGCAAAG GTGCTGCGCAAGGCAATGAAAGGCCTAGGTACTAATGATACCACACTGATAAGGGTAATTGTTACAAGGACCGAGATTGATATGCAATATATAAAAGCTGAATACCTGAAGAAATACAAAAAGACATTGAATGATGCTGTTCACTCGGAAACATCAGGCCATTATCGGACATTCCTACTTTCCCTTTTGGGACCCAACCAATAG